The following are from one region of the Nicotiana tabacum cultivar K326 chromosome 3, ASM71507v2, whole genome shotgun sequence genome:
- the LOC107825808 gene encoding autophagy-related protein 8C: MAKSSFKLEHAMERRQAESSRIREKYPDRIPVIVEKAERSDIPDIDKKKYLVPADLTVGQFVYVVRKRIKLSAEKAIFVFVNNTLPPTAALLSAIYEENKDEDGFLYMTYSGENTFGFLELGN, from the exons ATGGCCAAGAGTTCTTTCAAGCTTGAACACGCCATGG AGAGGAGGCAGGCAGAATCTTCTCGCATCCGAGAGAAGTATCCCGATCGAATTCCG GTGATTGTTGAGAAGGCAGAGAGGAGTGATATCCCTGACATTGATAAGAAGAA ATACCTTGTTCCAGCTGATTTGACTGTCGGCCAGTTTGTTTATGTGGTTCGGAAGAGGATCAAGCTCAGTGCTGAGAAGGCCatatttgtctttgtcaacaacaCTTTGCCTCCCACGG CTGCTCTGTTGTCTGCAATATATGAGGAAAATAAGGATGAGGATGGATTTCTCTACATGACATACAGTGGCGAAAATACTTTTGGGTTCCTTGAGCTTGGAAATTAA